The window CTTCTTGAATGGAAgtacaaatataccacagagCAGAGTGTCTGATTTGAAATATAGAAAACTAAGAGATACAGACACACAAAGCCCAGAACTAGATGATTACCTACACATTGTAGGTTCTGAATAAGTGTTTACCAGGTTAGATGAACAGAGTCAAAGAGGCATAAAAGAGATGTttaagggaaaacaaacaaaccaacagcAGGTATATGTGGAATATAAGTGAGTAGCAATAAAGGTAAACAGTTGGAGTTGCAGTATACAATAAAAAGATAGTAGAGGCTGAATAGCAGgtgaaagaattttaacttttGCCAAGcaggtggtgcacatctgtaattccagttacccaggagactgaggcacaaggatcacaaactcgagaccagcctcagcaacttagtgagactctgtctcaaaataaaataggctgggaatgtagctaagtggtagagcaccccagggttcaaactctagtttaaaaaaaaaaaaaaaaaatcttaacttttctttttaaagaaattatatcaatcctcaaaaattcaattttatattctCAAAGCCCCTACTATTACCTAAGGCAGCCAGCTGTGTTGGTGAGCACCGACTCCCACTCAATATGGCGTGGCTTACAATCTTCATTAGGTTCCCTCTCCCAACCAGAATGAGGAATGATCACTTCATCTGTCAAGGCGTGCAGTGCATGGTCCACAATCTCCATTTTGATTGAGTCATGGGATGAGAGATTCCACAGGGTTCCTGGCAGAGACAATTCATAAGATAGCTCTCCAACACCCATGATCATATGTTTGAAGAATGTCAAGAGAATACCCTATTGCTCGACTTCTTGGTCTTCCTTAATGATCAAATATCTTGCATTGATATTCAAGCTTTTGTGTGTAACCCgtggtaagaaataaatttttattttacaaacataCGGATCATGAAGTAAAGTTCCATAAAAATAGTACTGGCTATAACTAATGCTCACCGATCCACCTATACTGACCTCTTCTACCTCGACTCCTCTGTCATTTGGGGTCACATAATTCTTAGTTGTAGGAAGCTGTCCTGTCTACTGCTGGATGTTTACCACTCCTGGCCTTTACTCACTGGATGCCAATAGCACTCTCTACCCACACTGCagttaaaacaagcaaaaatgtcTCCAACATTGCAAATGTCTtcagagaagagaggggagaattTCCTCCAACTAAGAACCAATGGTCTATacattctccttttatttatttatttatttatttttggatatgcaggattgaacccaggggcactcaactactaagcaacatccccagccctttttattataagacaaggtctcactaaactgcttagggactcactaagttgctcaggttggtcttgaacttgcaatccttctgcctcagcctcctgagtcactggaaatagaggcatgcatcaccacactaggcatttttttttcttttcttttgcttggaATGGTGATTGTGACCCACAAACTTGTGTTCAATTCAGACTATCAGATCACAGCTCAGAATCTGAAAAACCACTGTTCTAAATAAAGCAAGGATCACAGCTCAAATGTCTAGATGGGCCTAGCATGTGAGTCAAGACAGGCATACACTTAAATTACACAATTGGGGATAACTGGCAACTGACATTGAGCTTCCATGTTTGGAAGACAATCTTCTTTGTGACCGTAGTTGATTAGAGATAATCTATAATCAAAAGTTAAAGGACTGGAAACCCCTCTAACTCTCAACTTCTCTAGGGGTAAGAGTCACCCAAACTTAGCACTTCCTGGGGCCTAGAACTTACCAGTAATGACTTCAGTAAGATCCATATCACGAGCCTTTCGGAGCAATCGCACAAGGGCAGGAACACCATCACAATTTTTTATGGCAATCTTGTTATCTTGGTCACGTCCAAAAGAGATATTCTTGAGAGCTCCACATGCTCCAAGGTGCACTTCCTTTTTGGGGTGGTCTAATAATCCCACCAGCACTGGGATGCCCTTCAGCTTCCGCACATCAGTCTTCACCTTGTCATTGCGGTAGCATAAGTGTTGCAAGTATGCAGCTGCATTAGACTTGACAGCATCCAAGCGGAATCCCAGCATGGCGATAACCTCTGGCAGCTCAGGCTGTCTCCAATTGGGAGGTGGGGGGCCTCCCTTGCGAAGGCTATCCAAGCTTGCTAAACTTCCCCGCTCATGCTGGGCCAAAGGAGCCCAATAGTACTGATCTGCTGGTACCTCCTCGCCAATCATGTCTTCATAACTCCTGCAGATTTTTGGAAAAAccaacagaaaagagaaatacatCAAGTAGTTAAGCCTAGCTTACTGGACACTCCTATAACCCCCCAACATTAAGGCAGGATTATCCCCCGCACTGATACACAGATCATATATCTCCTCTGCATTAATAATATGCtaatcaattttaataatttcaaaggtACCTTCAATTAAATTAGAGCTACCCTTTTTTCATCAAGTTTGCTGGCTCAGAAAGTAATATTTGGAGAAGttaatcacacacaaaaaaagagaaccAAATCTAGTTACTGAACATGTATTTGAATGATACCTGAAAATTATTAATTTCCAGATAGAGATTAAAATAAATCCTCAGACAGCATAGCTAACCAAACTAAATGACTCAGTGTCACAGAAATCATCAAATAAAGCCTGAGAACAGTTCTAACAAGCCCTTAGCTAAACAGGAAATGAGGCATTTACACATAGGGAACAGCTGGTAGAATAAGAcccttaagggctggggatgtggctcaagcggtagcgtgctcgcctggcatgcgtgcggcccgggttcgatcctcagcaccacataccaacaaagatgttgtgtttaccggagaattaaaaaataaatattaaaaattctctctctcgagaagatgggaggggaggggaggggggatagtagaggataggaaaggtagcagaatacaacagttactaatagggcattatgtaaaaaggtgaatgtgtaactgatgtgattctgcaatctgtatttggggtaaaaatgggagttcataactcacttgaaactaatgtctgaaatatgatatgtcaagagccgtgtaaggttttgaacaaccaataaaaaaaaaaaaagaaaaaaaaaaaaaaaaaattctctctctctctctcactctctctcctctctcactctctctttaaaaaaaaaaaaaaaagacccttaaACATACTTCATATTTAAGGTTCTCCTTATCCTATTTTGGAAATTATTAAAGAGGGAGGGGCTgatagagaaaaatagaaaagaacttcTTGCTACATCATATGAATACCTGTCTTTGGTACTGATAAGGTGTATGTCTTCAAACACTAATTCTCAGTTCATAGCAACATCAGACTTGCTAGTCAACAAATATGGGtttattaccagggattgaacctagggagcactttatcactgaactacatccccagtcctttttttggggagacaggatctttctaaattgttaaggctggcctcaagcttttgatctttctgcctcagcctcccgagtcactaggattacaggcatgtgctatcatACCCAGCTCTCAGAAATATGTTTGAAATGAGTCCCATTCTCCAATTTCTAAATACCTCCAATTTTGTCAAAATCTACTGACCAACACTGTATTTAGGATGCCCCGCCACACGAAACACACAGCAATTGCAGGAAAGAAGTCAGTGGGAAGATAATTCTTCCTGTTTCAGTACTACCAGCAACCACTAGAGGGTGAGTTTGTCACACTATTATTTATTCATAACCACCAGGAAGAGACCATTATCTCTGAACTCATCTCATTCTGCGGCTCCCACAGGAGAGAGGAGAACCTATTGTGTGGAACTCTCACAAATAAGACCTTTGTTTGCTCCACAAAACCACTCCCACTGCCACCAAACACTCAAGGTTAGCTTAAGCTGAAGATCTGCCTCATGGTGTTAACAACAACCATTCAACAGTGATTCAAAGGCCCAAAgcatttagttaaaaataaataaataaataaacaaacaaacaaacaaataaataaataaatgccatttCAATATatcattgaaacaaaataaattggtTATATTAGCTAGAAGGCAACTAACCTGTACGTGAAGAAAGATTTCCTTTTAGTCCAGGGGTAAAAATACAGCATGttcacaaatataggaaaaagaacTCAAAGGCTATGCACCAAAATGTTAATTGTAGTTCTTTTTGAATGGATGGTGTGCTTTTCTAGGGTTTTCAGGCTCTGTGTTAAgcaccttttaattttcttattattttaagataagcAATTATAAAGAACAATTACCATAACCAAATTTTAGTCACCTGAAGAAATcttatatttccttcttttacagGCAAAGGATCAAGATTCTTTCACTTTACAAATAACAAAGCTGTGTCCAGAAAGATCAAATGGCTTGCTTGAAGCTATACGACTAGTGGCAGAGGTACAACTAACTAGAACTGAGGTTTTTCAAGTTCAGAGCTTTTTTATGCTAATCAACTGCTTCACTGTTTAAGTTTGACCTTGTATTACTCTCCTAGGCCCGGAACAGGAAGCAGCAAATGATCTTGATAGTCAAGCAGGTTTCCAAGTCCAGTGCCATCCTGGAACAAACCCAAGAACCAGGCCCCAAACCTTCTCTATGTCAGCTGCTACAGGGATAGCACAAAATGGCCTAGCCACCCACACCCACCTGGGTCCAATCACTCTTTACTAATGAGGAAGTCAGAAAAGCAGACAACACCCTGGGCAGACTGCTGCTATCTACCCCTGCTCTAGGTTGCACCAGCTGAAGTCTGGTGCCCCTTCAGGAATAAAAGGTGAGTCACATGGGAGTTGGATTAGCTAAGACACCTGAAAGGTAAATGATTCAGGCTTAGATAATGGGGCCTCTACCCCTGTCCCCAACCCAGTTCAGTTCACTATTAACCAACGCTCCCTATACATGAAGAAAGTAAGCACCAAGGCATTTGGCTTTAGAAGGTCATGACCCATACACAGAAATTCAGTAACAGCTGCCAAAGCACCCTCACCATCAAGAAAAccttaaatttttccttcttttcatgtCTCTTTGTTTGGAAAACACAGTCCCTAATTTATTCTGAAGCAAGATTTGCAGCCCACAGGCCAAACCTGTTTTCATACCACCCaagaactaaatattttttatatttttaaaggcttgctttttaaaacaaaaaacatctaACAAAGATAACATAGAACCCACAAAGCCTAAAGTAGGTCCCCTGTAAAGGTCTGCCAATCCCACTCTAAAGCATTCTTGAGGCAACAAGGGAAAGTGTCTACTAAACATCAGTCTACTTTCATTTCACCCAAAATTCCCATGGAAAAGTCTGATCCCTAAAGGTtcttaaaagtagaaagaaaagccAGCTCTTTCCCCCATCTTGGAAAGACCCTTTCCTTTTACTCTTGCCTACCTGAGGCGGCGGCGAGGGTCGGAGGGTGTCCCAGTTCGACGGGCAGTGCCATAATCAGACATCATACCGTAATCAAGGTCATCATAGCCCATACTACGCTGGTCATCTTCTAACCCGTAAGGCTCTGGGTGAAAGCGGTGCAGATCCACACTGCTCCCTCCTACCCGAACCTGGGGCTGTGGCCCATAGACATCCTGTCTACTAGGTGCCCTGTAGCCTTCCATGCTGGGCCTATATCGTTCCTCAATGCGAGTCACCCGGGATAGACTGCCATAGTTGTCACTGCCACCTGGATAGCCATCTTCATAGTGGCGGCTATAACCATCAGGAGGGTAGTGGAAGTTCCTCGGAAGGGTAGCAGTGCCTGCTTGGCTCACATAAGGACCAGGTCCACCATTGCCATTCTTGCGGAAGTCACGACCCAAAGTCTGGATATAGTTGTTCGAAACTGATGAGGCATCCACAGGCAGCCCGTCTGGTCCCACAGGGACTGGCTGTACCGTCCGTGTTGTCACTGTCTTCACTACTTTCTTGACCTTCAATTAaggaatggggggaaaaaaactactGAGGGAAATAAGGGATACAAGCTTACTTCCAGACCACTCCAAGAAAAGAAGCAAACCCTAATCTCTAGGCCACTACACTAGAAATGCCTATACCATCTACCTTTCTTCCCATCCTATACATCTGAGCAAGAAAACTGCTCTGGCAATTACTGCTTCTCGGAGAAGCTCCTACAGACCTTGACATGCCCTCTCTCTTCCCAATCCATCAGATTTTCCCATATCACTTTTCCATGTGAAGAGAGATCACTTTCTTTTTGGCATAAGTACAGATTAGTGATCCTTCCTTCACCCTAATTAAGTGCTTAATCTCTCACCTAATACAAACTACAGAAAGActtcttctattttctattaATGAGACCTTATGCAAATCTCAGCTTACTGTGGTCTCTGTGCGCCGGGTGGTCCCATCATCTGAGGTCTCCACAGAAACAACAGACATGGCTCCTTCAGGGTCCTCCTCTGTGTAAGTCTCCACAATCTGCCCTGGCTCTTGCATCCTGGGGATGGTGCTATATAGAAGATGACTGTGATCCTatatggaaaagaggaaaagaaagaaaatactattaAACCATGTGTTATTAAGAACCCATCCTAGTTTTAAGAAGCAGAAGGGTGAGGACTATTCATCCATCTTTTATAGACCTCAAGATTTTTAAAGAGAGGTGACTGTTACCTTTCAAAGGTGtacaaaagtaaatataattttccCATTCTAGTCATTTAACTAATATGTACCAAGCTAAACAGCTGATAGCCATATTGACACCAAGTGACAAAGGTAGCAGATTTAACTTCCCAATTCTGGTCATCTATGGTTATCTAAATGAATATGAACTATGTTAATGGGCCATATATACATCTGAGTGATCTCTCAAAACGGGCTTATCCAATAAATACAGAACGTTTTTTATTAGGAGGGATTGATCccggggcgcttaaccactgagcaacactctcAGCcctttattaagaattttatttagagacagggtcccactcagttgcttagtccctaaattgctaaggctggctttgatcctcctgcctcagccttcagagtcaactgggattataggcgtgcaccaccacgcccactccccatcccccccaaaacaaataacttTTAGGATAAAACAGAAAATCCCTAGAAGACCAATCATTTGACTGACTTTGTATTACTCTAAGGTAAGCCAGAAGGCTTCTAAGACCAACCAGATTTTAGGTAGGATTTTCTGCAAAGTAGAATTATGCCCTCCCTAAAATAGGAATGTAGTACCTGGGATCACATAAGAGGGACAGGGAGGTAGTAATAAAGATCAATAGCCATTAATATTCATTTCAAAACAAAGCTACATATATACTTTGTAGCGCCACCTTTTTACTTTcctaaatgaaagaaactaattGATGGGTGTTTACAATGTGCCAGACACTTTATGAATTACCATGATGCTCTTATAAGCTGAAGAAGTAAAATGATATGAATTAAACAACCCAGCCTTGAGCCAAAAGAATTACCTGGGGTCCGTTGAGTTTCAAATCTGAAAACTTCTGTCTCTCAAGGTCAGCATCGCCCACAAACCGGCCGTTCTGAAACATAGCCCATGAAAAGACAATTCATTTTGTGGCCTTCCTTTACTCTATCAAACATAAATGTCTTTTTCCCAAACAGGAAAAGGGCTTTCAAGAAGATGTTTGTGGCCTGAAATCCTTGTGTCAGTACTCATAAAATAACCATATTACTTCTTAGCTTAGAACTTTCCTCAAAGTTGGAATCAGGCCTGCAACTCTGGCAGACTGGGTCTTTGGTACATAAAAACctaagctccatgagggcagaggGGTTTGGGGGTCAGTTTTATTTAAGGTAGCATCCCTAGTGCCTTACGCAGTGCCTGATACATTATAAGCGTTCAAAAACTATTTGCTGAAATAAAGAATGTTTTGGAAAAGTTTCCCTACATGCAACCTTTTTTAAAATCCCTGAGAATATAAGGAAAATTGAAAAGGCTAATTTAGGGGATTTCCAAAAGTCTTCGTTATTGTTCCCTTCATGCTCTGCTACCATTGGAAACTCCCATTCCATAcagctttttaaagaaagatgtaAGTCTCCCTTTCCAAGTATGAAGAATATAGGTACCCCAATTCCCCTCCAAGAATACTAAATTCTCAACATCTTTATCATCAATTATTCCAACTACAGAACACATTCCAAAATGTCAATCTTAAATTGTTCTGTCTTAAATAGCAGGAAATAATCTAATGACATTATACCACATAGAAATACATATTTCCCTGCTCCTCTTTCAATAGAGAACACAGTGAGATCCAGCCACCTTAGGAAACTCTTCTCCCACCCAACTCCCCTTTACATGAAGAGTATAATGCTGAGGGAGAGGAAGTTAAACATTActttcaggaagaaggaaaggtgTGGTTTCATTGCTGAgcagaagttaaaaataagagagcaagagaaagaaaccacATACTAAATCCTGGAATTCCCCACCACCTCCAAGCCCGAGTCgtcttttcaatatatatatcTCATCCCTAGCCCTCTACTCTGGCTCctagaaaaaattagaaacattgcAAATATACAGCCTCCTTCAAATTCCTGATTATCCCCAACTGGAATTCTGTCCTCTAGCTCAATCTGCAAGGTTCCTCAATAGGTGGGACCTTTtctatcttaaaaattaaataatcagtAAAAAGGACTGTCAAGGCATGAGCACTATTTTGGTTTCCATCCAGAGATGCAGTCTATCAAGCAATGCCCTCcgccctccccacacacacacacaccctcagacAGATTACGTCACAGCAAAGTCAGACTAGATAAACCAAAGGAAACACAAGATACTTCTCACTTCTAACACCAACTCTCCAAAGTCACATCAGAAAGTCAGCCAACGAGAGACCACTGGCTCCTGTGGTTATTTGGGTTAAACAGCAGAATGAAGCTCCCTCTCCAATTCTAACCAATAGAATTAACAATAACCCCTTCCTCCAAGACATGATTTATACAGCCAACAAAAAAGAAGCCACAAAGGCAATATGGAACAGGAATATACAATTTATGGATACAGTCACACCTTCTGAGAACAGAGTGTTCCCTGAAAGGACTGAATGAAGCTGGGAGTACAAGATGCCCAACTTCCCCAACCAATAAGTGCCCATTTACTTTCTTGAATTTTTgatgccaagaaaaaaataatcagagaaaacaaGTAATTTGACTATAGCCCCAAACTATACTATCTGCCACGGCATCCCAACCCAGAAAACCCACTCCAACAAAACAAGAAGTCAGATGATGCTTCTAGAGATAAGTCCACCCAACTCAGCACAGCAgcaatatttcttatttcttaatcAGTATTTAACACCTCTGGAAAAGTTCAAAATGAAGCATGGGCATTGGATAGCCCATCACCGAGGGTAAAGTAGCTTCCCAATAAGGATTTTACCCTCTCCATGACCATGCCAAAGTCCTACCTGCTGGTCTAATGGAGAGAGGGGTTACCTGATGCCGGCGTGTGAGGGTGCCGTTGGCCATGAGTGGGTTGGCATCCTGTGGTGAGACCCGGACGCGTTCCAGTTGCGCCGAGACGTGGCGCCGTTCCTCCTCCAGCGCCCGGGTCAGCTTCTCAAACTGGGCCTCTTGTTCCTTCACAGAGGCCAAGATGCTGGCGGTCGACTCCACCTCTGAGTCGTCCATGAAGGTAAGGGGCAGAGCCGTGGCAGGGCAGGGTAAAAAGGAAGGTGGAtcacagagggaggaggaaggagggagaaggccCCCCTCACTTCACACTATCGGGAAAGgataagagagaggagagaaaagatcACAGGTCAGAGAAGACAGATGAATTATTAATCCCAGAGCCAAAGATGCCCTCTCGTGGTTTTACTACAATGCAGAAAGCAAGCCACCACCAAGCCCGGGGCCCATCACCAGTGTCTACTCAAGCAGAGTCCTTTGCCCACTACCCTCCTCAACAGCCCACCAAAAGTACCTACTGAAAGGAAAGTGGTGACTAGATCTATCAGTAGGAGAAGGAGAATGTGACTAAATGTGGTAATCATGGCATGAGATTAAAATTAGATTCTTTTTCCCTGGAAAAATTTGCTAGTATCAATTTAATGAAAGTTTTAACTGCATGGTACAGACAAGCACTCACTGTCCTTCAGAGCCAAGCCACTTCTAAAACAAGGCAGTACAGATTTTACTTAACCTCTCTCAAATCTGTTACTGATACTGCTATAGTAGGGGCAAAATATACTAAATTAATATGCTAAATTAAAATCCCAACTAAGAAatgtaaattggaaaaaaaaatacctccctCTCATCAAAGGTGGAAAGACAATTTAAGTCCTCCATGTTTGGTACATTTATGGATGGGTCTTTCTAGCTTCCAAACTATACTACAATATTGAGGGCAAAATGTGCCTTAACTGAGACGAGACAGTAATGGAAGCACAAAACATAatctttggggggtggggggacactaTTTCCTAGGACTTTTACCTCTTTGGGGAATAGGAAAAGGAGCAATAGGCTCAAACTCTTAAAAAGTACACCTTGAAGTAGTTCATATTCTAACTCCTAGATGTCAAAGGCTAGAACTTCCTATGACTCTATAATCTTACAGAAAGCTCTAAACAGATTATCTTTTTACCACTTTACTTGTTCCAACTCGGAACAAATACCCAAATATCTAGATGGTTTCTGTGTGCTGTTTATACAATAAGTGATAATATATCCTTATTATATAATAGCAAGTTGGCCAATAAATCAAGAAGCATTGTAGTCATACTGCTGTACCTAGTTGATTGTCACTATGGGTGACCTTATGGCCAGTCCAAAAGGCAGGTTGGAGGTAATCTCCCCTACTCTCCATTCTCTCATCAACCCCCTACCCCCGTGGAAAAAagccacttaaaaatatttatttattcttaataaatgtgattttaatacACACCTGTTAAGAGAAGGATCGTAATTGTTTTAACACAGAGAACAGCCCAGTCTAGATTCAAAAAAATCATGGAAGAAGCATCCCAGCCACCACAGCAAGGAGGAAGCAGGATGGAGAGAGCtgcagaaatatttgaaagaaaaatggaaatgagaggaaaataaaatatgcccAATGCATAAATACAAGAGAATCAAGGGGAAGTTTGAGGAATGAAaggcattaatttaaaatatgatttggatggggaggttgaggcaagaagatccaaagttcaaggacagcctcaacaacttagagaggtcctaagcaacttagcaagactttgtctcaaaaaagaaaaaggaaagggctggggatattgctcagtggttaaacacccctgggctcaataccaaaaaataaatatatacattgtgtatgtgtgtgtgtttgtgtgtgtgtgtgtgtgtgtgtgtgtgtactgaatGAATGAACTGTAATTGCTTAATGTGACCAATGCCCTTTAGACTTTGCTGTGTTCAGATATCTGGGCTTTGAATgtagttttcattaaaatatggaGTCTATTGTCCTATCAAGAGTTCCTCTATTTGCACCTCTATACAGAATCAAGAACTGTTTATAAGATGGATAAAAACCCATTTATCCCTTGTTCCCAGCAATCAAATTGGGGGAAAAATTCCTGTTGGAATGCCCTTCCCCCTTCTTTTCACCCCTAAGGCAGAAACCTCAAAGCCCAGTTCCAGCATGCCCACAAAGACATTGAGAAACCAATGCAATAGTAGCAGTGGGGAAGACAAGTGGAGACTAGCCTAGACTGAATCTTTTGCTTAGGTTCTGTTTCCCACGCTCCCCAGAGCCCCACCAAGCACAAAGGATTGGGCCTACTTGCCTTAGAGTGTATGCAGCATTCAGCAAGCAAGAGTCCccagagaaaaatgataaataggTGCCCAAAACTCTTGAATTAATTCATTCCCTAAATCAGAAAGAATACTGCCCCCCCACCCAGATATGAACTCCCACAACCACTTATCAACTCCTGTTCTTCCTTTGAGTCCAAAGCCCATTGCCACTTCCTCACATTCCCACCCTACATTTTAACAGGCCACTCAAAGGTCTTTCTTATAATAAGTATCCTTATCATTAAAAACTGTTCCCTTTCCatctctatttcttcattttaaacacTTGCCCTTATCCGCTATGTACAATGACCTATGAACTTCCACACCAAGAAGACTCCACTTAAGAGAGATTCTTCCAGTTACTGAGCTTGAACGGCGCCTGCAGTGCAGTTACCACTCTGGCAACCTCTGCCCTGTAATCTTCCTTGCCAATAAAAGCCCAAACAACCACTACATGGGGCATACAGAGACAACACTCCCTGCTGCAGAAATTGTTTGTTATCCTGCCATAAATGGCTACTTTTTGCCCCCACAACTTAAACTCAGAAAAAGGGAGTTAGGAAGATAGGAATAAGGTAGGTCAGAAAGCAGTGTCTGGATAAACATTAGCTTCTCCCATCTTCATAATTTTAAAGCTGACCAAATTGAAGAGGACAGTACAGCTGGTAGGAAGAGGTCAGATTCCTAGGTCTAAAAGCagaaaatttttctatttgaagAGGGCAGAAGCAAAGGCTATGTTGGACAGAATACAACTCAGAAGACCAGTCCCAGTCCTCACTCTGCCACTCGCCAACAATGGCAGTTAAGTCCCTGCCACATACTCATCTGTACAATGCCAGTTATCACCAGCCCAATGTAACTCAAGAGTTGCTATGCAGATTCGGTGAGATAACTGTTATACAAATGTGATGTACTAAGTTGTTTCAAGAGTTAGTTTCTGTCTTCCAATTACATTACTTCATGCTACTATCTCAGCTCCAAACTATTTTGTGAAGTAGTAGATTAAATTAACAATTAAGATCATAGC is drawn from Urocitellus parryii isolate mUroPar1 chromosome 4, mUroPar1.hap1, whole genome shotgun sequence and contains these coding sequences:
- the Ctnnd1 gene encoding catenin delta-1 isoform X4, which translates into the protein MDDSEVESTASILASVKEQEAQFEKLTRALEEERRHVSAQLERVRVSPQDANPLMANGTLTRRHQNGRFVGDADLERQKFSDLKLNGPQDHSHLLYSTIPRMQEPGQIVETYTEEDPEGAMSVVSVETSDDGTTRRTETTVKKVVKTVTTRTVQPVPVGPDGLPVDASSVSNNYIQTLGRDFRKNGNGGPGPYVSQAGTATLPRNFHYPPDGYSRHYEDGYPGGSDNYGSLSRVTRIEERYRPSMEGYRAPSRQDVYGPQPQVRVGGSSVDLHRFHPEPYGLEDDQRSMGYDDLDYGMMSDYGTARRTGTPSDPRRRLRSYEDMIGEEVPADQYYWAPLAQHERGSLASLDSLRKGGPPPPNWRQPELPEVIAMLGFRLDAVKSNAAAYLQHLCYRNDKVKTDVRKLKGIPVLVGLLDHPKKEVHLGACGALKNISFGRDQDNKIAIKNCDGVPALVRLLRKARDMDLTEVITGTLWNLSSHDSIKMEIVDHALHALTDEVIIPHSGWEREPNEDCKPRHIEWESVLTNTAGCLRNVSSERSEARRKLRECDGLVDALIFIVQAEIGQKDSDSKLVENCVCLLRNLSYQVHREIPQAERYQEAPPSVANNTGPHAASCFGAKKGKGKKPTEDPANDTVDFPKRTSPARGYELLFQPEVVRIYISLLKESKTPAILEASAGAIQNLCAGRWTYGRYIRSALRQEKALSAIADLLTNEHERVVKAASGALRNLAVDARNKELIGKHAIPNLVKNLPGGQQSSSWNFSEDTVVSLLNTINEVIAENLEAAKKLRETQGIEKLVLINKSGNRSEKEVRAAALVLQTIWGYKELRKPLEKEGWKKSDFQVNLNNASRSQSSHSYDDSTLPLIDRNQKSDNNYSTLNERGDHNRTLDRSGDLGDMEPLKGTPLMQKI
- the Ctnnd1 gene encoding catenin delta-1 isoform X2, which translates into the protein MDDSEVESTASILASVKEQEAQFEKLTRALEEERRHVSAQLERVRVSPQDANPLMANGTLTRRHQNGRFVGDADLERQKFSDLKLNGPQDHSHLLYSTIPRMQEPGQIVETYTEEDPEGAMSVVSVETSDDGTTRRTETTVKKVVKTVTTRTVQPVPVGPDGLPVDASSVSNNYIQTLGRDFRKNGNGGPGPYVSQAGTATLPRNFHYPPDGYSRHYEDGYPGGSDNYGSLSRVTRIEERYRPSMEGYRAPSRQDVYGPQPQVRVGGSSVDLHRFHPEPYGLEDDQRSMGYDDLDYGMMSDYGTARRTGTPSDPRRRLRSYEDMIGEEVPADQYYWAPLAQHERGSLASLDSLRKGGPPPPNWRQPELPEVIAMLGFRLDAVKSNAAAYLQHLCYRNDKVKTDVRKLKGIPVLVGLLDHPKKEVHLGACGALKNISFGRDQDNKIAIKNCDGVPALVRLLRKARDMDLTEVITGTLWNLSSHDSIKMEIVDHALHALTDEVIIPHSGWEREPNEDCKPRHIEWESVLTNTAGCLRNVSSERSEARRKLRECDGLVDALIFIVQAEIGQKDSDSKLVENCVCLLRNLSYQVHREIPQAERYQEAPPSVANNTGPHAASCFGAKKGKGKKPTEDPANDTVDFPKRTSPARGYELLFQPEVVRIYISLLKESKTPAILEASAGAIQNLCAGRWTYGRYIRSALRQEKALSAIADLLTNEHERVVKAASGALRNLAVDARNKELIGKHAIPNLVKNLPGGQQSSSWNFSEDTVVSLLNTINEVIAENLEAAKKLRETQGIEKLVLINKSGNRSEKEVRAAALVLQTIWGYKELRKPLEKEGWKKSDFQVNLNNASRSQSSHSYDDSTLPLIDRNQKSDKKPDREEIQMSNMGSNTKLLDNNYSTLNERGDHNRTLDRSGDLGDMEPLKGTPLMQKI
- the Ctnnd1 gene encoding catenin delta-1 isoform X3 — translated: MDDSEVESTASILASVKEQEAQFEKLTRALEEERRHVSAQLERVRVSPQDANPLMANGTLTRRHQNGRFVGDADLERQKFSDLKLNGPQDHSHLLYSTIPRMQEPGQIVETYTEEDPEGAMSVVSVETSDDGTTRRTETTVKKVVKTVTTRTVQPVPVGPDGLPVDASSVSNNYIQTLGRDFRKNGNGGPGPYVSQAGTATLPRNFHYPPDGYSRHYEDGYPGGSDNYGSLSRVTRIEERYRPSMEGYRAPSRQDVYGPQPQVRVGGSSVDLHRFHPEPYGLEDDQRSMGYDDLDYGMMSDYGTARRTGTPSDPRRRLRSYEDMIGEEVPADQYYWAPLAQHERGSLASLDSLRKGGPPPPNWRQPELPEVIAMLGFRLDAVKSNAAAYLQHLCYRNDKVKTDVRKLKGIPVLVGLLDHPKKEVHLGACGALKNISFGRDQDNKIAIKNCDGVPALVRLLRKARDMDLTEVITGTLWNLSSHDSIKMEIVDHALHALTDEVIIPHSGWEREPNEDCKPRHIEWESVLTNTAGCLRNVSSERSEARRKLRECDGLVDALIFIVQAEIGQKDSDSKLVENCVCLLRNLSYQVHREIPQAERYQEAPPSVANNTGPHAASCFGAKKGKDEWFSRGKKPTEDPANDTVDFPKRTSPARGYELLFQPEVVRIYISLLKESKTPAILEASAGAIQNLCAGRWTYGRYIRSALRQEKALSAIADLLTNEHERVVKAASGALRNLAVDARNKELIGKHAIPNLVKNLPGGQQSSSWNFSEDTVVSLLNTINEVIAENLEAAKKLRETQGIEKLVLINKSGNRSEKEVRAAALVLQTIWGYKELRKPLEKEGWKKSDFQVNLNNASRSQSSHSYDDSTLPLIDRNQKSDNNYSTLNERGDHNRTLDRSGDLGDMEPLKGTPLMQKI